Proteins from one Telopea speciosissima isolate NSW1024214 ecotype Mountain lineage chromosome 1, Tspe_v1, whole genome shotgun sequence genomic window:
- the LOC122672282 gene encoding alpha-farnesene synthase-like, producing MKICFLALYGTTNEICNGVQKDQNRNIMTHLKKVWTDFCKALLVEAKWYNSEYSPSLQEYLHNAWISSSGSILLVNAYFALAHGMSDDEVAYLETHQDLVYYPSMIFRLCNDLGPSAAELERGDAPSSILCYMKEAKVSEEIAREHTKGMILDLWKKMKEKCISHSAHLPRMFLNITYNIARVSHFVYLYGDGVRVQDCETKNDVLSLLVQPI from the exons ATGAAGATATGTTTTCTAGCTCTTTATGGAACAACAAATGAAATCTGCAATGGCGTTCAGAAAGACCAGAATAGGAACATCATGACTCATCTTAAGAAAGTG TGGACAGATTTTTGTAAGGCATTATTGGTGGAGGCAAAGTGGTACAATAGCGAATACTCACCATCTCTACAAGAGTATCTACACAATGCATGGATCTCATCCTCAGGGTCCATCCTTCTAGTTAATGCGTATTTTGCTCTAGCCCATGGGATGAGTGATGATGAAGTAGCTTACCTGGAGACCCATCAGGATCTTGTGTACTATCCATCCATGATCTTTCGACTTTGCAATGATTTGGGACCTTCAGCG GCAGAATTGGAGAGGGGTGATGCTCCATCATCAATCCTATGTTACATGAAGGAAGCAAAAGTTTCAGAGGAGATAGCTCGAGAGCACACAAAAGGCATGATATTGGACTTatggaagaaaatgaaagaaaaatgcaTCTCCCACTCAGCTCATTTGCCTCGTATGTTTCTTAATATTACCTACAACATTGCACGAGTGTCTCATTTTGTGTACCTATATGGAGATGGCGTTCGGGTTCAAGATTGTGAAACTAAAAATGATGTTCTGTCTTTGCTAGTTCAACCTATTTAA